Sequence from the [Clostridium] scindens genome:
TAAAACTGTCCGCCCGCAACAGCGTGTATCTGAATTATAAGAACATGCCGCTGCTTCAGCTGATCCTGAATCTTATCCCGCTGGTATTGGGATATCTGGTAAAATATGCGTTCTTTCTGAAAAAAGGTTGGGGAAAGGATTATAAAGAAGGCGTAACGGAAGGCCTGAAGACGATGAAGGCTCAGAAAAAAGTTCCCTTCCGCCTGAAGCACCTGCCCAATTATCTGATGATTGAAATTGAATTAATCGTGCATACCTTTTCCTATGCGAAGGATTGGCTTACACGGAAACTTTTGAAACGATGACAAAAACACCACCAGACTTTAAATAGTCTGATGGTGTTCTTTCATTTTAGAAATGAAACGTATCTTTCACTCCTACCCAAAGCTGGTCCTTATCGCTTAAGTTCAAAGCCGTGCCATCCTCCAGATGGTATCCTTCTGCGGAAGCACTTCCTTGATATTCGCCCACTAACTGTGGCCACTTGATTCCAATCTCAGGATCGTTCCACGCAAGTCCGCCTTCATCTCCAGGATGGTAGAAATCCGTACACTTGTAGCAAAATTCTGCGATCTCGCTTAATACCAGGAATCCATGGGCAAAGCCCTCCGGTATATAGAACTGCTTTTTATTCTCTTCTGTCAGTTCGATGCCGAACCATTTTCCATAAGTCTCGCTATTGCTTCGCAGGTCAACCGCGACATCGAATACCGACCCTTTTATCGCCCTTACCAGTTTCCCCTGGGGGAATTCCTTCTGGAAGTGCAGCCCGCGAAGGACCCCTTTTGTGGAGCAGGACTGGTTATCCTGGACAAAATTCATGGTAAGTCCTGCCTCTTCCATGTCCCTCTGATTATAGGTCTCCATAAAATATCCTCTGGAATCCCCGTGAACAGCAGGCTCGATGACGCAAAGCCCTTCGATTCCGCCTACGTTCTTCTCAACTTTTATCTGTCCCATGTCAATCGATCTCCTTAAAATTCAATTTCTTTCAGATATCTATTCAAGGCATCCTGCCATGTAGGAAGCGGGGTAAATCCGTTTTCCGGCAGCTTGCTCTTATCCAGCCTGCTGTTAAATGGCCTTGCCGCCTTAGATGCGCCATATTCCTGCGTTGTCACTGGAATGACGTTCACCTTGTCTTCCGAATATTCCTCATGTCCAAGTTCCACTGCCTGACGGAAGATCTCTTTGGTAAAATCATACCAGCTGATATATCCGCCTTCATTGGTAGCATGATAATATCCATACTTGTCGGTCTCAATCATATCCACCAGAAGCCTCGCCAAGTCAAAAGTATATGTGGGCGTTCCGATCTGATCATTGACAACCGTGATCTTGTCATGCGTCTTTGCGATATTCAGCATCGTCTTGATGAAATTCTTACCGTTCTTTCCAAATACCCAGGCAATCCGCACGATAAAATATTTGGACAATGTCTCTGATACCGCCAGTTCCCCGGCAAGCTTCGTCTCGCCATATACATTCAGCGGCTTATAATCCTTGCAATCCGGCTGCCAGGCTTCGGTTCCCTGGCCGTCGAATACATAGTCGGTACTGAGATATACCATCTTGCAATCCAGTTCTTTGCAGATATCCGCGATATTCTTTGTTCCAGTCGCGTTCACCGCATATACGATCTCTTTCTTATCCTCGTCTTCCGCCAGGTCTACGGCTGTCCATGCCGCACAATGTACAACCACATCCGGCGCTGCGTCTGCAAGCACTTTCCTGACTGAGTCTTCATCCGTGATGTCCATCTGGACATACGGCATGCTTACCACTGCCGTCCCGTCCTGGATGCCGCTGTAGGTTTCCTTGATATCGGAACCAATTCCTTCATACCCACGCCTTGCCAGTTCGTTCATTACGTCGTGGCCCAACTGTCCTGCTACTCCTGTCACTAAAGCCTTCATTATTTCATCCCCTCTCGGCTGCCATACATCTCGTCATAATAATTCTGATATTCTCCGGAGATGATCGTCTCCCACCATTCCTTATTATCCAGATACCATTTAATCGTTTTCTTGATTCCATCTGCAAACTTCGTCTCCGGAAGCCATCCCAATTCGCTGTGGATCTTGGTCGGGTCGATGGCATAACGCATGTCGTGGCCCTTGCGGTCCTCTACATAAGTAATCAGGCTCTCCGGCTTTCCTAATTCTTTACAGATAATCTTGACAATATCGATATTCGTCATCTCGTTGTGTCCGCCGATATTGTAGACTTCGCCTACACGGCCATTGTGGATGATCAGGTCGATCGCCTTGCAGTGATCCTCTACATACAGCCAGTCACGGACATTTTCGCCCTTTCCGTATACCGGAAGCGGCTTGTCATTCAGCGCATTGGCAATCATCAGCGGAATAAGCTTCTCCGGGAAATGATATGGTCCATAGTTGTTGGAACATCTGCTGATCGTCACCGGAAGTCCATAAGTCCTATGGTAAGCCAGCACTAGCAAGTCTGCTGCCGCCTTGGAAGAACTGTATGGGCTGCTGGTGTGAATCGGAGTCTCTTCTGTGAAGAATAAGTCCGGCCGGTCCAGCGGAAGATCGCCGTATACTTCATCTGTAGAAACCTGATGATAACGCTTGATTCCATATTTTCTGCAGGCATCCATCAAAACTGCGGTACCCTTGATGTTGGTATCCAGGAAGACCTCCGGATTCTCGATGGAACGGTCAACATGGCTCTCTGCCGCAAAGTTGACGATGATATCCGGGTGCTCCTCTTCAAATAATTTGTAGACCGCCTCACGGTCTGTGATGCTCTCCTTCACGAAACGGAAATTCGGGTTCTCCATCACCGGCGCCAGCGTTGACAGATTGCCCGCATAGGTCAGGCAGTCCAGGCACACGATGCGGTAATCCGGGTATTTATCCAGCATGTGAAATATAAAGTTGCTTCCAATGAATCCGGCTCCGCCGGTTACAATAATCGTCATAATCTCTAATCTCCTTTTGTCTCTTTTCATTTTGTCTAGTATAGTCCGTCTACGAATTTTCCGTCCAGTACGTCCTTCAGGTACTGGCCGTACTGATTCTTCTTAAGCACTTCGTACACATCCAATACATCCTTTTCCGTGATCCAGCCATTCAGATAAGCGATCTCTTCCAGACATGCGATCTTACGGTGCTGATGAGATTCTACCGTCTTAACAAAATTGGTTGCTTCCACCAGGCTCTCATGCGTCCCGGTATCCAGCCAGGTAAATCCCTGCCCAAGCAGTTCCACATTCAGCTTGCCCTCTTCCAGATACACGCGGTTCAGATCGGTAATCTCCAACTCCCCGCGGGCGCTTGGCTTCAGATTCTTTGCATATTCCACAACCTTGTTGTCATAGAAATATAATCCGGTCACACAGTAATTGCTCTTTGGCTTCTCCGGCTTTTCTTCTATGGATTTGGCTTTTCCCTCATGATCGAATTCTACAATTCCGAAGCGTTCCGGGTCATCCACATAATAGCCGAATACGGTCGCTCCTCTTCCGGAATCTGCGTTCTCCACAGCGGCTTTCAGACGCTTCTTTAAGCCATGGCCGGCAAAAATATTATCTCCCAGAACCATCGCTACCGGCTCGTCGCCGATAAACTCTTCTCCGATGATAAAGGCCTGTGCCAGTCCGTCAGGACTTGGCTGCACTTCATAGGAAAGATTCACTCCAAACTGCTGCCCGTCTCCCAGCAGTTCCTTAAAGCGAGGCGTATCCTGGGGCGTAGAGATGATTAAAATGTCCCGGATGCCTGCGTTCATAAGTACGGACATCGGATAATAAATCATTGGCTTGTCATAAATCGGCAATAACTGCTTGGATGTCACCATGGTCAGAGGATAAAGGCGCGTGCCGGAACCTCCCGCTAAAATAATTCCTTTCATGTGGAACCTCCTTAGTATCTTTTATAAGATTAGTATTCTCTTTCAGTCATATTTCATTAGCATAATTGCATTATAAAAGGTGACCCAAGGTCACCTTCAAGTACTTTTTTTCAATTTCACTAAATTTGTCTATTTTTCACAAATAAATATCCCTGCATCCTTGGTAATATAGAAGCCTCCGTCCGTCTTCTTTTTTACGTAAGAACGGAATTCATTGTAGTGATCCAGAATATACTGGCTTTGATTGCCATGGCAGGAAAGGACATAAGAGATCAGCGGTTCCGGATCAGGAACAACCAGGGAATCCTGATAAGACATCCACTCTACCTTGCAAAAATCCTGTCCAAGGATATTCCCGCCATTTTCGCGGCCAAACCTCTCATACAACTTATCCGCGGACAACACGATTCTTTCATCAAATCCCTGCACGAGCCGGCTGACTTCCATCATGTGCCTGCACCCATATGTGCTGCAGACGAATCTTCCGTCCCGTTTGAGCACTCTTTTGACTTCTCTGGCAACTTTCGGGATATCTTCGCAATAAAACAGCACATGATTGGCAATTACCAGATCAAAGTCCCCTTCTTCATAAGGGATCCTATGGCAGTCGAAGACATGGAATTCAAATCTCTTATCCTCCGCTCCAATGGCGCGCCTTGCATCCCGCAACATTCCCTCTGAAATGTCAGACAGCACGATGTGAATATCTTCCGGAAGGACTGAACGTCTGTCCTTCCAAAGCGTTCCGTCCCCACATCCAATTTCCAAAATGCGCATTCCTGGTCGGATCTTCAACTGTTCGTAGATCCATGGAAACCATCCCTGCTCATTCTGCGAATACAGGCTGTGAAGATTGATACGAGCGGAGATATTAGATGCATTCTGATACTGGTTTTTCAGACTCTTCTCCATGCCTGTCAGGTGAATCAGATTCAGCATCTGGCTCCAGTCAATCGTATGCTCTGCCTGGATCGCATCGGCAGTATCCTGAATAGCCTTCTCCACCAACTGCATCTGCTCTATCCGGTCCTGAACCAGTTTCAACTGGATATTCAAGGAATTCAGCATAAAATGATAGTCGGAATCCGCAATCGTCATCTCCCGGATATCGTCCAGGGAGAATCCCAGGTATTTCAGCAGCAGGATCTGCTGGAGACGGGCAAAGTCCTCATCCGTATAAAATCTTGCCCCCGCATCCGTTACATACGAGGGCTTTAGAATATTCTGTTTGTCATAGTAGCGAATTGTCCGCAGGGTTACGTGGGCCATGCGGGCGAATTCGCCGGAGGAATAGTAGCCTGGTTTTTTCATTTTATTTATGTCTCTCTTTTACTCAAACGCCGTCAGGTAGCCTGGGTACTCTGCATGACCGGTGGTGAGAGTTTGTCCTTCTACAGTTATTTTAATCTGCTCACAGTTATAGGCATTAAGGAACGTATTGCATACGCTGCCAATAGCAAAGTACTCTCCCGTTGAACCCATGTTAGTTACAAAGGTCGAAAATGCAGGGTTGAAGTCTATCTCTACACTTGGCTTATTGTCTACCGTAACCGTATTAAATGCCAGTATCTGGACATCTGCTGCCACAGCACCTTTCGAAATAAGAGCATTCAGTACCGCTTCTGGAGTTAGTGCATCAATTTGAACTTCTTCGGAGACGAAGGCTGTTGCATCATCATTACTAAAATAGATATTTAATATTGACTTATCTGTCTCCTGCGTCTGCTCTTGTTTCAATTCTTCATCTTCTTTCTGTTTTTGGTTCTTATCATTCTTTTTATCCTTATTCCCTTCTTCAGACTTATATAAGTCTTGCTTTTCTGTCTGCTCAATTACTTCAGAACTATTTCTATTACAAGCAGTCATATTCATAACTAATAAAAAAAATAATACAGCCAATCTAATTCTTCTAGACTTATTCATACCTTCATTTTCACTTTCTTTGAATATAGTACCCAATAGACTTGCTTACAATCAACTTAAGAAAATTTATCCTACAATTATTAAAACTAAAAACATGACACCTAATTTAATATTTCATCAAATTCTATATTTCCTTCTATTCTAATAGTTTGTATATTTTTAATTTGTTGTGGTGATATGGATAAAAGAAATATAGGGTCTTTAGTGTCAAATCTTATTTTTCCTTGCATTTTTTTACCGTTCTCAGCTATAATTGGTATCTCTATTTCATCGGCAAAACAAACACAATACTTAAAAGAACAGGTATAGCCCTCTTCTGGATCATATCGAAGTGCCTTTATATTTTCCTTTGGTAAAGTATTCAATTCAACCTCCACCCAAAAACTTGTTTTATCTTCAAACATAGTATAGACTATTTGGCTCTGCTCTTCATTAAAACCTCTACCAGTATCATAATAGATTTTTCCCATCATAGGGATTCTCACCCATTTCTCCGAAAATTTGGATAATTCATACAAATATTTATTTGGATAATGTTTATGCATATAACGTATCCTTTGCGTAATGGTGCTTTCTTTCCCCTTTTCTATTCTTCTTTCTCTATTACCATTCCATACGCTTTGGTTATGCACTCGATAAACACTTATTGGCTCCTTTAAAGAGTATATATTTCCTTGCTGCGAGATTAACAAATTCACAAACCAATCATCTACATACGGCTGATCCAAAAAATCTATTGGAATCTGTTTTAAAGAAACTATGCGATACATATTTGACGAAAAATTTCCAGTATAGTTATCTTCTGCCTGCATTTCAGAAGTAATATACGGGCTACAATGGATTTTTTCAGGATATTGGCGAACAATAAAAAAATTATCTTCCTGATTATACATTAACAAATAATTGTTCGTTAATGAAATGGCTTCATCTACTTCCATTGGTTCTATATGCTTTTGTATCCAAAATGGGCTAGCCCAATAATCATCTCCTTCTAGAATACAGCCATAATCTGCCTCTGAATTCATCAGCAATCGGAGTATACGTTTCGTATTTTCAGGCATCCCTTGATTATCTTT
This genomic interval carries:
- the rfbB gene encoding dTDP-glucose 4,6-dehydratase — its product is MTIIVTGGAGFIGSNFIFHMLDKYPDYRIVCLDCLTYAGNLSTLAPVMENPNFRFVKESITDREAVYKLFEEEHPDIIVNFAAESHVDRSIENPEVFLDTNIKGTAVLMDACRKYGIKRYHQVSTDEVYGDLPLDRPDLFFTEETPIHTSSPYSSSKAAADLLVLAYHRTYGLPVTISRCSNNYGPYHFPEKLIPLMIANALNDKPLPVYGKGENVRDWLYVEDHCKAIDLIIHNGRVGEVYNIGGHNEMTNIDIVKIICKELGKPESLITYVEDRKGHDMRYAIDPTKIHSELGWLPETKFADGIKKTIKWYLDNKEWWETIISGEYQNYYDEMYGSREGMK
- the rfbD gene encoding dTDP-4-dehydrorhamnose reductase, which produces MKALVTGVAGQLGHDVMNELARRGYEGIGSDIKETYSGIQDGTAVVSMPYVQMDITDEDSVRKVLADAAPDVVVHCAAWTAVDLAEDEDKKEIVYAVNATGTKNIADICKELDCKMVYLSTDYVFDGQGTEAWQPDCKDYKPLNVYGETKLAGELAVSETLSKYFIVRIAWVFGKNGKNFIKTMLNIAKTHDKITVVNDQIGTPTYTFDLARLLVDMIETDKYGYYHATNEGGYISWYDFTKEIFRQAVELGHEEYSEDKVNVIPVTTQEYGASKAARPFNSRLDKSKLPENGFTPLPTWQDALNRYLKEIEF
- the rfbC gene encoding dTDP-4-dehydrorhamnose 3,5-epimerase, with translation MGQIKVEKNVGGIEGLCVIEPAVHGDSRGYFMETYNQRDMEEAGLTMNFVQDNQSCSTKGVLRGLHFQKEFPQGKLVRAIKGSVFDVAVDLRSNSETYGKWFGIELTEENKKQFYIPEGFAHGFLVLSEIAEFCYKCTDFYHPGDEGGLAWNDPEIGIKWPQLVGEYQGSASAEGYHLEDGTALNLSDKDQLWVGVKDTFHF
- a CDS encoding glycosyltransferase — encoded protein: MKKVCVALSCYNQELYIKECIEHLLAQKCKAKVEILICDDASDDGTIKIIKSIIDRRGLPNGWSIKDYSNKDNQGMPENTKRILRLLMNSEADYGCILEGDDYWASPFWIQKHIEPMEVDEAISLTNNYLLMYNQEDNFFIVRQYPEKIHCSPYITSEMQAEDNYTGNFSSNMYRIVSLKQIPIDFLDQPYVDDWFVNLLISQQGNIYSLKEPISVYRVHNQSVWNGNRERRIEKGKESTITQRIRYMHKHYPNKYLYELSKFSEKWVRIPMMGKIYYDTGRGFNEEQSQIVYTMFEDKTSFWVEVELNTLPKENIKALRYDPEEGYTCSFKYCVCFADEIEIPIIAENGKKMQGKIRFDTKDPIFLLSISPQQIKNIQTIRIEGNIEFDEILN
- a CDS encoding MerR family transcriptional regulator codes for the protein MKKPGYYSSGEFARMAHVTLRTIRYYDKQNILKPSYVTDAGARFYTDEDFARLQQILLLKYLGFSLDDIREMTIADSDYHFMLNSLNIQLKLVQDRIEQMQLVEKAIQDTADAIQAEHTIDWSQMLNLIHLTGMEKSLKNQYQNASNISARINLHSLYSQNEQGWFPWIYEQLKIRPGMRILEIGCGDGTLWKDRRSVLPEDIHIVLSDISEGMLRDARRAIGAEDKRFEFHVFDCHRIPYEEGDFDLVIANHVLFYCEDIPKVAREVKRVLKRDGRFVCSTYGCRHMMEVSRLVQGFDERIVLSADKLYERFGRENGGNILGQDFCKVEWMSYQDSLVVPDPEPLISYVLSCHGNQSQYILDHYNEFRSYVKKKTDGGFYITKDAGIFICEK
- the rfbA gene encoding glucose-1-phosphate thymidylyltransferase RfbA, with the translated sequence MKGIILAGGSGTRLYPLTMVTSKQLLPIYDKPMIYYPMSVLMNAGIRDILIISTPQDTPRFKELLGDGQQFGVNLSYEVQPSPDGLAQAFIIGEEFIGDEPVAMVLGDNIFAGHGLKKRLKAAVENADSGRGATVFGYYVDDPERFGIVEFDHEGKAKSIEEKPEKPKSNYCVTGLYFYDNKVVEYAKNLKPSARGELEITDLNRVYLEEGKLNVELLGQGFTWLDTGTHESLVEATNFVKTVESHQHRKIACLEEIAYLNGWITEKDVLDVYEVLKKNQYGQYLKDVLDGKFVDGLY
- a CDS encoding GerMN domain-containing protein, which translates into the protein MAVLFFLLVMNMTACNRNSSEVIEQTEKQDLYKSEEGNKDKKNDKNQKQKEDEELKQEQTQETDKSILNIYFSNDDATAFVSEEVQIDALTPEAVLNALISKGAVAADVQILAFNTVTVDNKPSVEIDFNPAFSTFVTNMGSTGEYFAIGSVCNTFLNAYNCEQIKITVEGQTLTTGHAEYPGYLTAFE